From one Anabas testudineus chromosome 18, fAnaTes1.2, whole genome shotgun sequence genomic stretch:
- the LOC113166677 gene encoding uncharacterized protein LOC113166677: MDRNDSLYPALRKSVSASSNVAASKPTALNLTEQQRCKDCAALSLRVERLEKTVAMILAEKASVLNSSPHPETPDPETKETKRARVRHSGKTGPHSLLTAVEGTVCGGVLDDFHKFRLGCRTSSADRETAQSQKSHVLSFMMFMLKHTKDQQAALQSLRFLYNMQQLKEFPNHLQDEGCAPASVRNMLNSASTFLTYVKRFRVLHSDLSDDKTSALLHHLKRLQVDMCRGVAVHLKGRNEPVNETNTDETKSEAGNTDNEENSVRKGRAAKRRLTVNTAQPKLKYVQREY; this comes from the exons ATGGACAGAAATGACAGCCTTTATCCTGCTCTGCGTAAATCAGTATCTGCCTCCTCCAACGTCGCGGCGTCCAAACCTACAGCCCTCAACCTCACTGAGCAGCAGAGATGTAAAGACTGTGCTGCTTTGTCCTTAAGAGTTGAGCGTTTAGAAAAAACGGTGGCAATGATCCTGGCAGAGAAGGCCTCCGTTCTTAACTCCAGTCCACACCCTGAAACACCCGATCCAGAAaccaaagagacaaagagagcgAGAGTACGGCACTCTGGGAAAACTGGACCACACAGCCTTCTCACAGCAGTTGAAGGCACAGTTTGTG GAGGAGTTCTTGATGACTTCCACAAATTCAGACTGGGCTGCCGAACGTCTTCCGCAGACAGAGAAACTGCACAGTCACAGAAGTCTCATGTGCTCTCGTTCATGATGTTCATGCTGAAACACACGAAGGATCAACAGGCTGCATTACAATCGCTCCGATTCCTCTATAATATGCAACAGTTAAAGGA GTTCCCAAACCACCTACAAGATGAAGGCTGCGCTCCAGCATCAGTTAGGAACATGCTAAACTCAGCGTCCACCTTCCTGACATACGTGAAACGTTTTCGCGTCTTGCACAGTGACCTGAGTGACGACAAGACATCTGCTCTACTGCACCACCTGAAGAGGTTGCAGGTTGACATGTGCCGGGGAGTGGCTGTCCATCTCA agggaagaaacGAGCCAGTTAACGAGACAAatacagatgaaacaaagagtGAAGCAGGAAACACTGACAATGAGGAGAACAGTGTCCGAAAAGGAAGAGCTGCTAAAAGAAGACTGACTGTTAACACTGCCCAGCCAAAACTGAAATATGTGCAGAGGGAATATTGA